In one Neobacillus sp. CF12 genomic region, the following are encoded:
- a CDS encoding RNA-binding S4 domain-containing protein codes for MRLDKYLKVSRLIKRRTLAKEVSDQGRILINGKEAKASSTVKIGDELTIRLGQRLVTARIDQIQDTTRKEAAAEMYTIIKDERIGESQF; via the coding sequence ATGAGATTAGATAAATATTTAAAAGTATCAAGATTAATAAAAAGAAGAACATTGGCAAAAGAGGTTTCTGACCAAGGAAGAATTCTCATAAATGGAAAAGAAGCAAAAGCAAGTTCTACTGTAAAAATTGGTGACGAACTTACGATACGTCTCGGCCAAAGGCTGGTTACAGCAAGAATTGACCAAATACAAGATACCACTCGTAAAGAAGCAGCAGCTGAGATGTACACAATCATAAAAGATGAAAGAATCGGTGAATCACAGTTCTAA
- a CDS encoding serine/threonine-protein kinase translates to MMNHSLKSRCKVAPGTVITGKWHSNKYTVLKELGYGANGIVYLAKFKNTQVALKMSDNGMSITSEVNVLRSFAKVQGSTLGPSLLDVDDWKSNRGQISFYAMEYIQGPDLLTFIQTKGKAWTTVLFLQLLNDLNKLHENGWVFGDLKPENLIVTGPTPKIRCIDVGGTTLQGRAIKEFTEFYDRGYWGLGSRKADPAYDLFAVAMIMINTAYPKRFNKSTGGISQLREAIRKQKDLLPTEKVIVKALQGQYTNALQMRTELLGLVIDKKNPNTVTKSPVTNTNSTAYKQKMNQPGSQPKSRQNYRKKKKKSRWVETFSITIFIALLYLLYIFQKLI, encoded by the coding sequence ATGATGAATCATTCCTTGAAGAGTCGATGTAAGGTAGCGCCAGGCACTGTAATTACGGGGAAATGGCATTCGAATAAGTATACCGTTCTAAAGGAACTAGGATATGGAGCAAACGGCATTGTCTATCTTGCAAAGTTTAAAAACACGCAGGTAGCGTTAAAGATGAGTGATAACGGAATGTCTATTACCTCAGAGGTAAATGTATTAAGATCGTTTGCAAAGGTCCAAGGGTCAACCCTCGGACCTTCTTTGCTTGATGTGGATGATTGGAAAAGTAATCGAGGTCAAATTTCTTTTTATGCAATGGAATATATTCAAGGACCAGATTTGCTGACCTTTATTCAAACAAAAGGGAAAGCATGGACCACAGTTCTCTTCCTACAATTATTAAACGACTTAAATAAATTGCATGAAAACGGCTGGGTATTTGGAGATTTAAAGCCAGAAAACCTAATTGTAACGGGACCAACACCTAAGATAAGGTGCATTGATGTTGGTGGAACAACGCTGCAAGGAAGAGCTATTAAGGAGTTTACTGAGTTTTATGATCGAGGGTATTGGGGGTTAGGATCAAGAAAAGCCGATCCTGCTTATGATTTATTTGCCGTAGCAATGATTATGATTAATACAGCCTACCCAAAGCGTTTTAATAAGAGTACTGGCGGGATTTCACAACTTAGGGAAGCTATTAGGAAACAAAAGGATTTACTGCCAACCGAAAAAGTCATTGTAAAAGCACTTCAAGGACAGTACACGAATGCGCTGCAAATGAGAACAGAATTATTAGGGTTAGTAATCGATAAAAAAAATCCTAATACAGTTACTAAATCACCCGTAACCAATACAAATAGTACCGCTTATAAACAAAAGATGAACCAGCCTGGAAGTCAGCCTAAATCCCGGCAGAATTACCGCAAAAAAAAGAAAAAAAGCCGCTGGGTAGAAACCTTCAGTATTACAATTTTCATTGCACTTTTATACTTATTGTATATTTTTCAAAAACTTATTTAA
- the mazG gene encoding nucleoside triphosphate pyrophosphohydrolase — protein sequence MGNSIEILGLGAGDLNQLPFGVYKKLIKATHVYLRTKEHPVVAELVQEGLSYSSFDSVYEKHDQFEAVYQEIVENLLQKAKTEQVIYAVPGHPLVAERTVQLLLEYGPNEGVDIVIGGGQSFVDALFQSLKIDPVEGFQLLDGTSLHSNQLQIDQHMFISQVYDQFVASNIKLTLMERLPDDYEVVIVRAAGSSNERIERVALYELDRKVTLDNLTSVYVPPVTDEQIMLKNFSKLREIIAVLRGPNGCPWDKEQTHESLKKYLIEETYEVIEAIDSGDIDHLIEELGDVLLQVMLHAQIGEDEGYFAIEDVIEVLSEKMIRRHPHVFGDREVEDSSEVLRNWQEIKKQEKGETEASLLDGISKSVPNLLRAYEIQKKAAKVGFDWQEITPALEKVKEELEEFENEIKTESLLNAKKEFGDILFAFVNVARFLDIHPEEALFETNEKFIRRFKFIEEKVKNSTKPIEDHSLEELDRFWDEAKSKGL from the coding sequence ATGGGAAACTCAATTGAAATTCTCGGTTTGGGAGCGGGGGACCTTAATCAGCTTCCCTTTGGTGTATACAAAAAGTTAATAAAGGCAACGCATGTTTATTTAAGGACAAAAGAACATCCAGTTGTTGCTGAATTAGTTCAAGAAGGACTAAGCTATTCATCTTTTGATTCGGTCTATGAAAAGCATGATCAATTTGAAGCGGTATATCAGGAGATTGTCGAGAACTTACTTCAAAAGGCAAAGACAGAGCAGGTAATTTATGCAGTGCCTGGTCATCCACTCGTTGCAGAGCGGACTGTACAGTTGCTTTTGGAATATGGTCCTAATGAGGGCGTGGATATTGTGATTGGAGGAGGACAAAGTTTTGTTGATGCGCTCTTTCAATCATTAAAAATTGACCCAGTTGAAGGTTTTCAACTTCTTGATGGAACATCCCTGCATTCCAACCAGCTGCAAATCGACCAGCATATGTTTATCAGTCAGGTCTATGATCAGTTTGTCGCATCTAATATTAAACTGACCTTAATGGAAAGACTTCCTGATGATTATGAAGTGGTTATTGTTCGTGCCGCTGGAAGTAGTAATGAAAGAATTGAACGGGTAGCTTTGTATGAGTTAGATCGTAAGGTTACCCTTGATAACCTAACTTCTGTCTATGTGCCGCCTGTAACTGATGAACAGATTATGCTTAAAAATTTCTCTAAGCTGCGAGAAATTATTGCTGTGTTGAGAGGTCCGAATGGCTGTCCTTGGGATAAGGAACAAACACATGAATCTTTAAAGAAGTACTTGATTGAAGAGACGTATGAAGTAATTGAGGCAATTGATAGTGGTGATATTGATCATTTAATCGAAGAGCTTGGTGATGTTTTGCTTCAAGTTATGCTGCATGCCCAGATTGGTGAAGATGAGGGCTATTTTGCGATTGAGGATGTTATAGAGGTACTTTCAGAGAAAATGATTCGCAGGCATCCCCATGTATTTGGAGATAGAGAAGTGGAAGACTCATCCGAGGTGCTTCGGAACTGGCAAGAAATAAAGAAGCAGGAAAAAGGCGAGACAGAAGCATCACTTCTAGATGGTATTTCCAAGTCAGTGCCAAATTTATTAAGAGCCTATGAAATTCAGAAGAAGGCAGCAAAAGTTGGCTTTGATTGGCAGGAAATAACACCTGCTTTGGAGAAAGTGAAAGAAGAACTTGAGGAATTTGAGAATGAGATAAAGACAGAGAGCCTTCTGAATGCGAAAAAAGAATTTGGTGATATCCTGTTTGCCTTTGTTAATGTGGCTAGGTTTCTAGACATTCATCCAGAAGAGGCTTTATTTGAAACGAATGAAAAGTTTATTCGAAGGTTTAAGTTTATAGAGGAAAAAGTAAAAAATAGCACTAAGCCTATTGAGGATCATTCCTTAGAAGAACTAGACAGGTTTTGGGATGAAGCTAAATCTAAAGGGCTATAG
- a CDS encoding septum formation initiator family protein, producing MSSVGEKNIAKIETTYVHQQEIAEIASARKRKLLFRRLSLFLIFATVMSYLMITSFIAQSSTLDKKVAQKKQLNQELMQLKKQQEILKEDIVKLNDDDYLAKLARKEYFFSENGEIIFNIPEESKGKKDQ from the coding sequence ATGAGTTCAGTAGGAGAAAAGAATATAGCAAAGATCGAGACAACTTATGTCCACCAACAAGAAATAGCAGAAATTGCATCTGCTAGAAAAAGAAAGCTCCTATTCAGAAGACTTTCCTTGTTCTTAATTTTCGCAACTGTCATGTCATATTTAATGATCACTAGCTTTATTGCCCAATCCTCAACTTTAGATAAGAAAGTAGCACAAAAGAAACAACTGAACCAAGAGTTAATGCAATTAAAGAAACAACAGGAAATCCTAAAAGAAGATATTGTGAAGTTAAATGATGATGATTACCTTGCTAAGCTTGCTAGAAAAGAATACTTTTTCTCGGAAAATGGTGAAATTATCTTCAATATCCCTGAAGAAAGTAAAGGTAAAAAAGACCAATAA
- the yabP gene encoding sporulation protein YabP, which produces MSQYYETNPVKSTVPEHDVIMRGRKLLDITGVKQVESFDNEEFLLETSMGFLAIKGQNLQMKNLDVEKGIVSIKGKIFDLVYLDEQHGEKAKGFFSKLFR; this is translated from the coding sequence ATGAGCCAATATTATGAAACGAATCCTGTAAAAAGTACTGTTCCAGAGCATGATGTCATCATGAGAGGAAGAAAACTTCTCGATATAACAGGTGTTAAACAAGTAGAAAGCTTTGATAATGAGGAGTTTTTATTAGAAACCTCCATGGGCTTTTTAGCGATCAAAGGGCAAAATCTGCAAATGAAAAACCTCGATGTTGAAAAAGGAATTGTCTCCATTAAAGGAAAGATATTTGACTTGGTTTACTTAGATGAACAGCATGGGGAGAAAGCTAAAGGATTCTTTAGTAAGTTGTTCCGATGA
- the spoVT gene encoding stage V sporulation protein T: MKATGIVRRIDDLGRVVIPKEIRRTLRIREGDPLEIFVDRDGEVILKKYSPISELSDFAKEYAEALFDSLGNPVLICDRDSYIALAGSSKKDYLNKNISDLVEKTMEDRNSVLVTQQGDIALADGNDETISSYTIGPIIANGDPIGAVIIYAKEGTLGEVEKKAVETAAGFLARQMES; this comes from the coding sequence ATGAAAGCAACTGGAATAGTTCGTCGAATCGATGATTTGGGTCGTGTCGTCATTCCCAAAGAAATACGCAGAACACTGCGTATCCGTGAGGGGGATCCGTTAGAGATCTTTGTGGATCGAGATGGAGAAGTTATTTTAAAGAAGTATTCACCAATCAGCGAGTTAAGCGATTTTGCCAAAGAATATGCAGAAGCCCTATTTGACAGCCTCGGAAACCCGGTATTAATTTGTGATAGAGATAGTTATATTGCCTTAGCAGGAAGTTCGAAAAAAGATTATTTAAATAAAAATATAAGCGATTTAGTTGAAAAGACAATGGAAGATCGTAATTCGGTTCTGGTTACACAACAAGGTGATATTGCTTTAGCTGATGGTAATGATGAAACTATTTCATCCTATACAATTGGTCCAATCATTGCAAATGGTGATCCAATTGGAGCCGTTATCATTTATGCAAAAGAAGGTACACTTGGCGAAGTAGAGAAAAAGGCTGTTGAAACCGCTGCAGGATTTTTAGCAAGACAAATGGAGTCCTAG
- a CDS encoding VWA domain-containing protein: protein MYTGKIRQILLITDGCSNQGEDPIAMAALAKEQGISVNVIGVMEQDVIDEKGMTEIEGIAMSGGGVSQIVYAQQLSQTVQMVTRKAMTQTIQGVVNRELQQILGRSQTIEDLPPEKRGEVMEVVDELGETVELEVLILVDTSASMKHKLPTVKEALLDLSLSLNARTGDNQFAVFVFPGKKNDVEKILDWTPKLQTLTSIFSQLTTGGITPTGPAIRTALTSFNSKRSLRSLLNSDDESFLEESM from the coding sequence ATGTATACAGGGAAAATTCGTCAGATTCTATTAATAACGGACGGCTGTTCAAATCAAGGGGAAGATCCTATTGCCATGGCTGCACTTGCGAAAGAACAAGGTATATCCGTCAATGTGATCGGTGTAATGGAGCAGGATGTAATTGATGAAAAGGGTATGACAGAAATTGAAGGAATAGCAATGTCCGGTGGTGGAGTCAGTCAAATCGTTTATGCTCAACAACTCTCACAGACAGTCCAGATGGTGACAAGGAAAGCAATGACACAGACAATTCAGGGTGTAGTGAACAGGGAATTGCAGCAAATTCTTGGTCGCTCACAGACAATTGAAGATCTTCCTCCTGAGAAAAGAGGGGAAGTAATGGAAGTGGTCGATGAACTTGGAGAAACTGTCGAATTAGAGGTGTTGATTCTTGTCGATACAAGTGCGAGTATGAAACACAAACTTCCTACCGTTAAAGAGGCCCTACTTGACCTTTCCCTAAGCTTAAATGCACGTACAGGTGATAATCAATTTGCAGTTTTTGTATTTCCCGGGAAAAAGAATGATGTCGAAAAGATTCTAGATTGGACTCCAAAACTACAAACTTTGACAAGTATCTTTTCACAGCTTACTACAGGGGGGATTACTCCAACAGGACCTGCAATTCGTACAGCATTAACTTCATTTAATTCAAAACGTTCATTAAGGAGTCTTTTGAACAGTGATGATGAATCATTCCTTGAAGAGTCGATGTAA
- a CDS encoding polysaccharide biosynthesis protein, translated as MKQVNQSKALFRGAFILAIAALITKILSAVYRIPFQNIVGDDGFYIYQQVYPFYGLAIVLATTGFPVVISKLYAEQRKSGIQQKTRQLLLVSFIILQLMGLIFFLILYFGADSIAFWMNDENLAILLRIVSIVFLLFPIVSILRGYYQGKGDMLPTALSQVGEQLIRAFTILFLAFTLEEMGYSLYLIGGGAMFGSITGSMVSVIILFTFLWIRKEWRIITPRKGMLLGDFREVKKIIKALTFQGLTICISGMLMIFIQMADALNLYSLLTENGYDKDMAKGIKGIFDRGQPLIQLGTIIAASMSLSLVPLITSARIKRDTAFLQEKIQLAFRISIVIGIGASVGLWCIIEPANIMLFKDDSGSNVLGILSFVILLSSIITTIIAIMQGLGSLLFPAIVTLAALPLKYGLNALFVPMYGTMGAAYATLITLILLCLLLYVKFRNMQSISLLSFRFLRTLLIATLMMAILLKGYLALTNMITIPTSIDRIMAAVQALGGAFFGGFLFLFIIVKGGVFMERELSLFPFGSKLSLLLPKKNRS; from the coding sequence ATGAAGCAGGTAAATCAATCGAAAGCACTTTTTAGAGGAGCTTTTATTTTAGCTATTGCAGCGCTAATTACAAAAATTCTAAGTGCTGTTTATCGAATTCCGTTTCAAAATATTGTTGGAGATGATGGTTTTTACATATATCAGCAGGTTTACCCGTTTTATGGTCTTGCCATTGTGTTAGCAACAACAGGCTTTCCAGTTGTCATTTCTAAGCTATATGCAGAACAAAGGAAAAGTGGCATCCAGCAGAAAACAAGACAGCTTTTACTGGTTTCATTTATCATTTTACAGTTAATGGGACTTATATTTTTTCTTATCCTTTATTTTGGTGCCGATTCTATTGCATTTTGGATGAATGATGAGAATTTGGCAATTTTACTAAGGATTGTCTCCATCGTTTTTTTATTATTTCCGATTGTTTCCATTCTGAGAGGCTATTATCAGGGGAAGGGGGACATGTTGCCAACCGCCTTATCACAAGTGGGTGAACAATTGATAAGAGCCTTTACGATTCTCTTTTTGGCGTTTACCCTCGAGGAGATGGGATATTCTTTATACCTAATTGGCGGAGGTGCTATGTTTGGGTCTATTACCGGGAGTATGGTATCTGTCATTATTTTGTTTACATTCCTTTGGATTCGTAAAGAATGGAGGATAATTACTCCAAGAAAAGGTATGTTACTTGGCGATTTTCGAGAGGTTAAAAAAATAATAAAGGCTCTTACTTTCCAAGGGTTAACAATATGTATCAGTGGAATGCTAATGATTTTTATACAAATGGCAGATGCCTTAAACCTATACTCGTTACTCACTGAAAACGGCTATGATAAGGATATGGCAAAAGGTATAAAAGGAATATTTGACCGTGGGCAGCCATTGATTCAATTAGGTACAATTATAGCTGCATCGATGTCTTTATCTCTTGTGCCGTTAATAACAAGTGCAAGAATCAAAAGGGACACTGCATTTTTACAGGAGAAAATTCAGTTAGCCTTTAGGATTAGTATTGTCATTGGTATCGGGGCTTCTGTAGGACTTTGGTGTATTATTGAACCAGCTAATATTATGTTATTTAAAGATGACTCAGGGTCTAATGTGTTAGGGATTCTTAGCTTTGTCATTCTCCTTAGCTCCATCATTACGACCATTATTGCAATTATGCAGGGGCTAGGTTCATTACTTTTCCCAGCAATTGTAACCCTTGCAGCACTTCCATTAAAGTATGGGTTAAATGCTCTATTCGTCCCGATGTATGGAACAATGGGGGCAGCTTATGCTACGCTAATCACCTTAATATTGCTTTGTTTGCTCTTATACGTAAAATTTAGAAATATGCAATCCATCTCGCTGCTATCTTTTCGGTTCCTACGAACACTTTTGATAGCGACTCTAATGATGGCGATCCTTCTAAAAGGATACTTAGCCCTTACAAATATGATTACGATTCCAACTAGTATAGATAGAATAATGGCTGCAGTACAGGCGCTAGGCGGTGCATTTTTCGGAGGATTCCTTTTCTTATTCATTATTGTTAAGGGAGGGGTCTTTATGGAAAGGGAACTATCATTATTTCCTTTCGGCAGCAAATTAAGCCTTTTATTACCTAAGAAGAATAGGAGTTAA
- the spoIIE gene encoding stage II sporulation protein E, whose product MEKLERSLLEPVGEVNFQSSKRTWESVLKKFQLKVESFFLIKGYLLLFIGFLLGRALILSTLAPFSLPFFAAVFLIKRDRSPLALVGLVAGAATVSLKNAAFTFLVSVFFLVIYRISEKWIKNEMRMIPFFVAIILGTGKLAEAFIISKQLTLYDAMMVGVQASLAFILTLIFLQSIPLLVLNKRRQLLKTEEIVCLIIMLASIMTGTIGWKIYDLSLEHIMSRYLVLVFSFIAGATVGSTVGVVTGLIFSLASVSSFYHMSLLAFSGVLGGLLKEGKKIGVAIGLFIATLLIGMYGQEGGTGNLPITLMESAAAILLFLLTPQVFTSKLAKYIPGTPEYTTEQQKYMRKMRDVTAQRVAQFSNVFHALSKSFSQMEIKPSVDENEREMDYFMSHVTEKTCNTCFKKEQCWAKNFNTTYGYLEEIIHEMDQNDGVVSPKLSREWEKHCTRSKRVYEAVGQELTFYQANQKLKKQVQESRKLVADQLLGVSEVMDNFAKEIQRERENHHKQEEQIMEAIQAFGVHVEHVEIYSLESGNVDIEMSVPFCNGHGECEKLIAPMLSDILGEQIIVSSEECAAYPNGFCHVIFRSSKAYTVETGMAHAAMDGGFVSGDSYSTMELGLGKFAIAISDGMGNGERAHYESKETLQLLQKILQSGIEERVAIKSVNSILSLRTTDEIFSTLDLAMIDLQNASAKFLKIGSTPSFIKRGNKVIKIQASNLPIGILEEFEVDVVSEQLKAGDLLIMMSDGIFEGPKHVENYDLWMKRKIQELQTDDPQEISDLILEEVIRSRDNSIGDDMTIAVAKIKHNTPKWASIPVTKVKKRA is encoded by the coding sequence ATGGAAAAGCTAGAACGGAGTTTACTAGAACCGGTCGGAGAGGTTAACTTTCAATCCTCTAAAAGGACTTGGGAGAGCGTCCTGAAAAAATTCCAATTAAAAGTTGAATCCTTCTTCCTTATTAAAGGTTACCTTTTACTTTTTATAGGTTTCTTACTAGGAAGAGCTCTAATATTGTCCACGCTTGCTCCCTTTAGTCTGCCATTTTTCGCTGCAGTATTCTTAATTAAAAGAGATCGATCCCCACTAGCCTTAGTAGGATTAGTTGCGGGCGCAGCAACTGTCTCCTTAAAGAATGCTGCCTTCACCTTTTTGGTTTCCGTCTTTTTTCTAGTCATTTATCGTATTAGTGAAAAGTGGATCAAAAATGAGATGAGGATGATTCCATTTTTTGTGGCTATTATTCTAGGGACAGGAAAGCTAGCAGAAGCTTTTATTATTTCTAAGCAATTGACCTTATATGATGCGATGATGGTTGGTGTTCAGGCAAGCTTAGCCTTTATCCTGACGCTTATCTTTTTACAGAGCATTCCGTTGTTAGTATTAAACAAGCGCAGGCAATTGCTAAAAACAGAGGAAATCGTCTGTTTAATCATTATGCTTGCTTCTATTATGACTGGAACCATTGGATGGAAAATTTACGATTTATCACTTGAACATATTATGTCACGCTACCTTGTTTTAGTATTTTCATTTATTGCAGGTGCGACCGTAGGATCAACAGTAGGGGTTGTAACCGGTCTAATTTTCAGCCTTGCAAGTGTTTCAAGTTTCTATCATATGAGTTTACTTGCTTTTTCAGGGGTATTAGGCGGTTTATTAAAAGAGGGAAAAAAAATAGGCGTTGCTATTGGATTGTTTATTGCAACACTCTTAATTGGAATGTACGGTCAGGAGGGTGGAACCGGTAACTTACCGATAACACTAATGGAATCAGCAGCAGCGATTTTGCTATTTCTTTTGACACCGCAAGTATTTACTTCTAAATTAGCCAAATATATACCTGGTACCCCAGAATACACGACTGAACAGCAAAAGTATATGAGAAAAATGCGTGATGTGACTGCACAAAGAGTTGCTCAATTTTCCAATGTATTTCATGCACTTTCAAAGAGTTTTTCACAAATGGAAATTAAGCCGAGTGTAGATGAAAATGAACGCGAAATGGATTACTTTATGAGTCATGTAACAGAAAAGACGTGCAACACATGCTTTAAAAAAGAGCAATGCTGGGCGAAAAATTTTAATACAACATATGGTTATCTGGAAGAAATTATTCATGAAATGGACCAAAACGATGGAGTGGTATCGCCTAAATTATCTCGGGAATGGGAAAAGCACTGTACACGCTCAAAAAGAGTATATGAAGCAGTCGGACAAGAGTTGACATTTTACCAAGCTAACCAAAAATTAAAGAAGCAGGTCCAGGAAAGTAGAAAGCTTGTAGCTGATCAACTTTTAGGTGTTTCAGAGGTAATGGATAACTTTGCAAAGGAAATTCAGCGAGAAAGAGAAAATCATCATAAGCAAGAAGAACAAATAATGGAGGCGATTCAAGCATTTGGTGTTCATGTTGAACATGTCGAGATATACAGTCTTGAGTCAGGAAATGTAGATATCGAAATGTCCGTCCCATTTTGCAATGGCCATGGGGAATGTGAAAAGTTAATTGCGCCAATGCTTTCTGATATTCTCGGAGAACAGATCATCGTTAGCTCTGAGGAATGTGCTGCATACCCAAACGGTTTCTGCCATGTCATTTTTAGGTCTTCAAAAGCCTATACGGTTGAAACTGGAATGGCTCACGCTGCCATGGATGGCGGCTTTGTATCGGGTGACAGCTACTCAACGATGGAATTAGGGCTGGGGAAATTTGCGATAGCGATTAGTGATGGTATGGGAAATGGAGAAAGGGCTCATTATGAGAGCAAAGAAACACTGCAGCTGTTACAAAAAATACTGCAATCTGGTATTGAAGAAAGAGTTGCTATTAAGTCAGTAAATTCTATTCTCTCTCTTCGAACAACAGATGAAATTTTTTCTACACTAGACTTAGCTATGATTGATCTACAGAACGCATCGGCAAAATTCTTAAAGATTGGATCAACTCCTAGTTTTATTAAAAGAGGGAATAAGGTAATTAAAATCCAAGCAAGCAATCTGCCAATTGGGATTCTTGAAGAATTTGAAGTGGATGTGGTTAGTGAGCAATTAAAGGCAGGAGATTTACTCATTATGATGAGTGATGGGATATTTGAAGGTCCCAAGCATGTAGAAAATTACGATTTATGGATGAAACGCAAAATACAAGAATTACAAACGGATGATCCTCAAGAAATATCAGATTTGATTTTAGAAGAGGTGATTCGCTCGCGGGATAACTCCATTGGAGATGATATGACCATTGCCGTGGCTAAAATAAAGCATAATACACCTAAGTGGGCTAGTATTCCTGTAACAAAGGTTAAGAAAAGAGCTTAA
- a CDS encoding S1 domain-containing RNA-binding protein, with protein MSIEVGSKLQGKVTGITNFGAFVELPDGSTGLVHISEVADNYVKDINDHLKVGDQVEVKVINVEKDGKIGLSIKKAIDKPEAPQRSRSHSNSHSQRPRQSRSNDRNAPKVETFESKMAKFLKDSEDRLTSLKRHTESKRGGRGAKRG; from the coding sequence ATGTCAATCGAAGTAGGCAGCAAGTTACAAGGAAAGGTAACAGGGATTACAAATTTCGGAGCTTTTGTGGAGCTGCCTGATGGCTCAACTGGACTCGTACACATCAGTGAAGTTGCTGACAATTATGTGAAAGATATCAATGACCATCTTAAGGTTGGTGACCAAGTAGAAGTTAAAGTCATCAATGTTGAGAAAGATGGGAAAATTGGCCTTTCTATCAAAAAGGCAATTGATAAACCAGAGGCACCGCAAAGATCCCGTTCACACTCAAACTCACATTCACAACGTCCTCGTCAGAGCAGATCAAATGATCGGAATGCTCCTAAGGTTGAAACGTTTGAATCAAAAATGGCGAAGTTTTTAAAAGATAGTGAGGATCGTTTAACTTCTTTAAAACGTCATACAGAATCAAAACGTGGCGGAAGAGGAGCTAAAAGGGGTTAA
- the yabQ gene encoding spore cortex biosynthesis protein YabQ, which translates to MTLSTQFLTMLSMIGMGSLFGVMLDTYQRFLNRPNRKSWIVFLNDLLFWVIQALIIFYILFLVNNGELRFYIFVALLCGFAAYQSLFKGFYLRLLEMIINTVIAIYGFMKRTFQLLIYKPVVGLIQLVISIIILLGRGLYSLVKFVLKVVFFILKIIWVPIEKIIVIIWKLLPKGIKKYVEKLYNKTAGIFMEIKNYLVMLIKKWKKPKE; encoded by the coding sequence ATGACACTCTCCACTCAATTTCTTACCATGCTTTCAATGATTGGGATGGGGTCGCTGTTTGGAGTAATGTTGGATACCTACCAACGATTTTTAAATCGTCCCAACCGAAAGTCTTGGATTGTTTTTTTAAATGACCTGTTATTTTGGGTCATTCAAGCACTGATCATCTTTTATATATTATTCCTTGTGAACAATGGAGAATTACGTTTCTATATCTTTGTTGCCCTTCTATGTGGTTTCGCCGCCTATCAAAGTTTATTTAAGGGGTTTTATTTAAGATTGCTTGAAATGATCATAAATACCGTTATAGCAATTTACGGATTTATGAAAAGGACTTTCCAACTACTTATCTATAAACCTGTCGTTGGCCTAATCCAGTTGGTTATTTCAATTATCATCTTACTTGGCAGGGGGCTTTATTCCCTTGTCAAATTTGTTTTAAAGGTTGTATTCTTTATACTTAAGATAATTTGGGTGCCAATTGAAAAAATTATAGTAATTATATGGAAACTTTTGCCGAAAGGTATTAAAAAATACGTCGAGAAGTTATATAATAAAACGGCAGGAATTTTTATGGAAATCAAGAACTATTTAGTAATGCTTATAAAAAAGTGGAAAAAACCAAAAGAGTAA